A section of the Dehalobacter sp. DCM genome encodes:
- the cobN gene encoding cobaltochelatase subunit CobN, with protein MSVKIIFLTSVEGDIPTLVQGGKQIIAQYGPVIEIVARTKNDLATEERITKLTKKIQDACLVMINLMGGKETLPGFDRVVETAAACGIPLHAQPSAPMPTRELKELSTVAPDDYALIQKYIYYGGKENNVNLLLWAANRFGGHTFPVVEPKMLPWEGIYHPRFPQGISLQDYYQQNCIPGRVTVGISFYRSHWLAENTFFVDALIASLEKQGVNVLPVFLYTTRDEELGSQGLPWEIENYFMQDGQPLIDALISLLSFSHYSSSSPKGADGSVDLCLEKLGVPVIKAIASMNNYQDWSETIQGLNPLDVCMSVALPEFDGALITVPVATREYGQQDPLTGASTVYYRPIPERVDKAARMAVNWGRLRHKPNAEKKVAIIFHNYPPRNDRIGCAFGLDSAASVWNILRDMQAAGYVLEALPQDGQELIENIIQRVTNDRRWSSPEQMARLAVDGVTPEEYNNWFASFPSKVQEQMTGDWGRAPGEVFNYDDRLLIPGIINGNVFIGLQPPRGFGEDPAKIYHSPDASPTHHYLAYYRWIRDDFQADAIMHIGKHGSLEWLPGKSVGLSASCYPDLAITDLPNIYPYIINNPGEGTQAKRRSYACMIDHLIPVMTNADAYDEMAGIEVQLEDYYHAKTLDPDKLPHLQKLIWEKVVAADLDKDLNIDQDTALADFDEFLEDLHGYLSEIKDTQIRDGLHIFGEPPLDARLVEMLVALTRLANGSVPSLRQAAAEVLGYDYDELLAERGKLLPALGKTCGQVLDEINVLILKMMDELFQKDFQVEAIPALCRQFLNKTAKPVEQALRYAATTLVEKLNKTTDELANTLNALNGGFTPPGPSGAPTRGMADILPTGRNFYSVDPQAIPSPAAWKVGVSLGDALLERYLADEGKYPESIGIIIWGTGVMRTKGDDIAEILYLMGIKPVWEERSGRVKGLQLMSLEELGHPRIDVTLRISGLFRDAFPNIVSLLDEAVEMAAGTEEKDEDNYLAKHVRQEIEEYMQAGMDRETAAEYAGFRIFGCRPGAYGAGVSNVIEAKNWQDEKDLGEVYVTWGGYAYGRKTYGKTVPEVFKKRLSKLDLTVKNEDNREYDFLDSDDFYSYHGGMIAAVKAFKGQLPQSYSGDCSDPDRVKMRSTAEETKHIFRSRVLNPKWIAGMQRHGYKGAGDLSALVDNIFGWDATAEVMEDWMYERLAKTYALDEKMQEWLKEVNPFALQNITERLLEAIKRGMWDASPEMVDELQEIYLDVEGELEGLSDN; from the coding sequence ATGTCGGTAAAAATCATATTTCTGACTTCAGTGGAGGGTGATATTCCTACCTTGGTTCAGGGAGGTAAGCAGATCATTGCGCAGTATGGGCCGGTGATAGAAATTGTGGCCCGGACCAAAAACGATTTGGCCACGGAGGAGCGTATTACGAAATTAACCAAGAAGATTCAGGATGCTTGTCTGGTCATGATCAATCTGATGGGAGGCAAAGAGACCCTGCCGGGTTTTGACAGGGTGGTGGAGACAGCTGCAGCCTGCGGAATCCCTTTGCATGCCCAACCTTCGGCGCCGATGCCCACCAGGGAGTTAAAGGAGCTTTCGACGGTAGCGCCGGATGATTATGCCCTGATTCAAAAATACATCTATTACGGGGGAAAAGAGAACAATGTCAACCTGCTGCTTTGGGCAGCCAACCGTTTTGGCGGGCATACCTTTCCGGTGGTCGAACCCAAGATGCTTCCCTGGGAAGGAATCTACCATCCGCGTTTTCCTCAGGGAATCAGTCTTCAGGACTATTACCAGCAGAATTGCATCCCCGGCCGTGTGACAGTGGGCATATCTTTTTACCGGAGTCACTGGCTTGCCGAAAACACGTTTTTTGTGGATGCCCTTATTGCGTCTTTGGAAAAGCAGGGCGTCAATGTCCTGCCGGTATTCCTCTATACGACCCGTGACGAGGAATTGGGAAGCCAGGGTTTGCCCTGGGAGATTGAAAACTATTTCATGCAGGATGGTCAACCGTTGATTGATGCGCTGATCAGTTTACTCAGTTTTTCCCATTATTCATCATCGTCTCCCAAAGGGGCGGACGGCAGTGTTGACTTATGTCTGGAAAAGCTAGGCGTGCCGGTGATTAAGGCGATTGCCTCCATGAACAATTATCAGGACTGGTCCGAAACCATCCAGGGATTAAATCCCTTGGATGTTTGTATGAGCGTGGCTTTGCCTGAGTTTGACGGAGCCCTGATTACGGTGCCGGTCGCGACCCGGGAATATGGCCAGCAGGACCCCCTGACCGGCGCCAGTACCGTCTATTACCGGCCTATTCCCGAACGGGTGGACAAAGCGGCCAGGATGGCCGTCAACTGGGGAAGACTGAGGCACAAGCCCAATGCGGAGAAAAAAGTGGCCATTATCTTTCATAATTATCCGCCCCGCAATGACCGGATTGGCTGTGCTTTCGGATTAGATTCGGCGGCCAGCGTGTGGAATATCCTGCGGGATATGCAGGCAGCGGGATATGTGCTGGAAGCGTTGCCGCAAGACGGACAGGAATTGATCGAAAACATCATTCAACGGGTAACCAACGACCGGCGCTGGTCCAGTCCCGAACAAATGGCGAGGCTGGCTGTTGACGGTGTGACCCCGGAAGAATATAACAATTGGTTTGCAAGTTTTCCGAGTAAGGTGCAGGAGCAAATGACAGGTGACTGGGGAAGGGCGCCGGGCGAAGTATTCAACTATGATGACCGACTGCTGATCCCGGGGATTATCAATGGCAATGTTTTTATCGGCTTGCAGCCTCCCCGGGGTTTCGGGGAAGACCCGGCTAAGATCTATCATAGCCCGGATGCTTCACCAACCCATCATTATCTGGCCTATTACCGCTGGATCAGGGACGACTTTCAGGCGGATGCCATTATGCATATTGGCAAGCACGGTTCGCTGGAGTGGCTTCCCGGCAAGTCGGTGGGCCTTTCCGCAAGCTGCTACCCGGACCTGGCCATTACCGATCTGCCGAATATTTACCCGTATATCATTAATAATCCCGGGGAAGGGACTCAGGCCAAGCGCCGAAGCTATGCCTGCATGATCGATCATCTGATTCCGGTGATGACCAATGCCGACGCCTATGATGAGATGGCTGGCATCGAGGTGCAGCTGGAGGATTATTATCACGCCAAAACCCTTGATCCGGACAAGCTGCCGCATCTGCAAAAGCTGATCTGGGAAAAGGTGGTTGCAGCTGATCTGGATAAAGACCTGAATATCGATCAGGATACCGCCCTGGCTGATTTTGATGAATTTCTGGAAGACCTGCACGGCTATCTGAGTGAAATCAAAGATACCCAAATCAGAGACGGTCTGCATATTTTTGGAGAGCCGCCGCTTGACGCCCGTTTGGTGGAAATGCTCGTCGCTTTGACCAGGCTGGCTAATGGTTCAGTCCCTTCCTTGCGGCAGGCCGCGGCGGAAGTACTGGGTTATGATTATGACGAACTGCTGGCGGAAAGAGGAAAATTGCTGCCGGCTTTGGGAAAAACCTGCGGGCAGGTTCTGGATGAGATTAATGTCCTGATTCTGAAGATGATGGACGAATTATTCCAAAAGGATTTTCAGGTTGAAGCAATTCCGGCACTCTGCAGACAGTTTCTGAATAAGACTGCCAAACCGGTGGAACAGGCGTTGCGCTACGCGGCAACGACGCTGGTGGAAAAATTAAATAAAACGACTGACGAGCTGGCCAATACACTGAACGCCTTAAACGGCGGGTTCACGCCTCCGGGACCATCCGGCGCGCCGACCAGGGGGATGGCGGATATTCTGCCTACAGGACGCAATTTCTATTCCGTTGACCCCCAGGCCATTCCTTCGCCGGCAGCCTGGAAAGTCGGTGTCAGTCTGGGTGATGCGCTGCTGGAAAGATATTTGGCGGATGAGGGCAAATACCCGGAGAGTATCGGGATCATCATTTGGGGTACCGGCGTCATGCGGACCAAAGGGGATGATATTGCCGAAATCCTGTATTTGATGGGAATCAAGCCTGTTTGGGAGGAAAGAAGCGGCCGGGTGAAAGGGCTTCAGCTCATGTCCCTGGAAGAGCTGGGGCATCCCCGCATTGATGTGACCCTGCGGATCAGCGGCTTATTTCGCGACGCTTTCCCCAATATCGTATCTTTGCTGGATGAAGCGGTGGAAATGGCGGCAGGCACAGAAGAGAAGGATGAAGACAACTATCTGGCCAAACATGTACGCCAGGAAATTGAAGAATATATGCAGGCAGGAATGGATCGGGAGACAGCCGCGGAATATGCCGGTTTCCGGATTTTCGGCTGCCGCCCGGGGGCTTACGGGGCCGGGGTCAGCAATGTGATCGAAGCCAAGAACTGGCAGGATGAAAAAGACCTGGGCGAGGTGTATGTCACCTGGGGCGGTTATGCTTACGGGCGTAAAACGTACGGCAAAACCGTGCCGGAAGTATTCAAGAAGCGCTTGAGCAAGCTGGACTTGACGGTCAAGAATGAAGATAACCGGGAATATGATTTCCTGGACAGCGATGACTTCTATTCTTATCATGGCGGGATGATCGCGGCCGTTAAAGCTTTCAAAGGCCAGCTTCCCCAGTCTTACAGCGGGGATTGCTCCGATCCGGACAGGGTCAAGATGCGTTCCACAGCGGAAGAAACCAAGCATATCTTCCGCAGCCGGGTTCTCAATCCCAAGTGGATCGCCGGTATGCAGCGGCATGGTTATAAAGGAGCCGGGGATTTGTCGGCGTTGGTCGACAATATCTTTGGCTGGGACGCGACGGCGGAGGTCATGGAAGACTGGATGTACGAACGGCTGGCCAAAACCTATGCCCTGGATGAGAAGATGCAGGAATGGCTGAAGGAAGTGAATCCGTTTGCCCTGCAGAATATCACCGAGCGGCTGCTGGAGGCTATAAAGCGCGGCATGTGGGACGCCAGTCCCGAGATGGTGGATGAACTGCAGGAAATCTATCTGGATGTGGAAGGAGAGCTGGAGGGGCTTTCAGATAATTAA
- a CDS encoding ABC transporter ATP-binding protein yields MIKIENLSFRYPTREEYALQNINLEIKKGEFVLLTGSTGCGKTTLLKCLNGIIPHESSGELGGNVWIDGMDTREQPINILAQKVGLVFQNPDEQLFSTRVLDEVAFGLENLCCPWEEMRARIEWALAKVGMAAYQNHSTNALSGGQKQRVAVASLLALQPEILVLDEPISQLDPSGAQGVLEVVKKLSDDGITIILVEHRIHEVAAWADRIVVMDKGRIELNILSEEVGEHLDTFQTLGLRSPRGNNDFKVRLQEAASAAVNPVRTMAKTRKAQKKKDLETPRPALGNEQGKKAKKLVEVSDLWFSYDKKKAKNKAECTLKGLDLNIYAGEIVGVLGENGSGKTTLMQHLAGLHRPQKGRVSIEGKDTAKYDAYRLAGTVGILFQNPSLMLTCDTVYEEVAFGPRNLKMGKEEIAARVGRCLNLMELEELRVCHPQTLSGGQRLRCAASTILSMSPEVILLDEPTSGQDILHIRKLMVLCQELVKQGKAVVMITHDFEIAAEYCDRIIVLSNGNIVLECRPQEILGSCAPAGASLI; encoded by the coding sequence ATGATCAAAATTGAGAATCTGTCGTTCAGATACCCGACGCGGGAAGAATACGCCCTGCAAAACATTAATTTGGAAATAAAGAAAGGTGAGTTTGTTTTGCTGACCGGCTCAACGGGTTGCGGGAAAACGACCTTGCTGAAGTGTTTGAACGGTATCATCCCGCATGAATCCTCAGGCGAATTGGGTGGGAATGTTTGGATAGACGGTATGGATACCCGGGAACAACCGATTAACATCCTGGCTCAGAAGGTTGGTCTGGTCTTTCAAAATCCGGACGAGCAGCTTTTCTCCACCCGGGTTTTGGATGAGGTTGCCTTCGGGCTGGAAAACCTCTGTTGTCCGTGGGAGGAGATGCGGGCAAGGATTGAATGGGCGCTGGCCAAAGTCGGCATGGCGGCCTATCAAAACCACAGCACCAACGCCTTGTCGGGAGGACAAAAACAAAGGGTGGCGGTGGCCTCTTTATTGGCTTTACAGCCGGAAATACTGGTGCTGGATGAGCCCATCAGCCAGCTGGATCCCAGTGGTGCTCAGGGAGTCCTGGAAGTCGTCAAGAAGCTGAGCGACGACGGCATCACCATTATTCTGGTCGAACACCGTATCCACGAGGTCGCTGCCTGGGCCGACCGGATTGTCGTCATGGATAAAGGCAGAATCGAATTGAATATTCTATCCGAGGAAGTCGGTGAGCATCTGGATACGTTTCAAACGCTGGGTCTGCGAAGTCCGCGGGGAAATAATGATTTTAAGGTGCGATTGCAGGAGGCGGCATCCGCGGCGGTTAATCCTGTCAGAACCATGGCGAAGACGCGGAAAGCGCAAAAAAAGAAAGACCTTGAGACCCCAAGGCCGGCCCTCGGGAACGAGCAGGGAAAAAAGGCAAAGAAGCTGGTTGAAGTCAGCGATTTATGGTTCTCCTACGATAAGAAAAAGGCAAAAAACAAAGCGGAATGCACCTTAAAAGGCCTTGATCTGAATATCTACGCAGGAGAAATCGTGGGGGTGCTGGGGGAAAACGGCAGCGGCAAAACAACCCTGATGCAGCATCTGGCCGGACTGCATCGCCCGCAGAAAGGCCGGGTAAGTATCGAAGGGAAGGATACGGCGAAATATGATGCTTACCGGCTGGCCGGCACGGTGGGGATCCTGTTTCAAAACCCTTCGCTGATGCTGACCTGCGATACGGTCTATGAGGAGGTAGCCTTCGGCCCCCGTAATTTAAAAATGGGGAAGGAAGAAATCGCGGCCCGTGTTGGCCGCTGCCTAAACCTGATGGAACTTGAAGAATTAAGAGTATGCCATCCGCAGACCTTATCCGGAGGCCAGCGTCTACGCTGTGCCGCTTCGACGATTCTGTCCATGAGTCCGGAGGTTATTTTGCTGGATGAACCAACCAGCGGACAGGATATCCTGCATATCCGGAAATTGATGGTCCTTTGCCAGGAATTGGTTAAGCAGGGTAAGGCCGTGGTCATGATTACCCACGATTTTGAAATCGCCGCCGAATACTGTGACCGGATTATCGTACTGAGCAACGGGAACATTGTCCTGGAATGCAGGCCGCAAGAAATACTTGGGTCGTGTGCGCCGGCGGGTGCCAGTCTGATCTAA
- a CDS encoding ATP-binding protein, whose protein sequence is MSKLKKVYPFAAIVGQEEMKKGLLLNAINPKLSGILIRGEKGTAKSTAVRALAALLPEIEVVADCIFGCNPDDAASMCGSCRERLAAGETLPRTKRRMRVVDLPVSATEDRVVGTLDIEQAIKKGEKRFEPGVLAQANRGILYVDEVNLLDDHIVDVLLDSAAMGVNTVEREGVSFSHPANFILVGTMNPEEGELRPQLLDRFGLCVTISGILDPALRVEVVKRRAFFEEAPEDFVVQWEGEEEKLRRQISQAMGLLPKVSISEEMLYMIAQIAIEMGVDGHRADLVMMKAAKTMAALNNREKVSKEDVQQSVDLALLHRMRRKPFQELGIDRQKIQGVMSKN, encoded by the coding sequence ATGAGCAAATTAAAAAAAGTATATCCGTTTGCCGCAATTGTCGGCCAAGAGGAAATGAAAAAAGGATTACTGTTAAATGCCATTAATCCCAAGCTGTCCGGAATCTTAATCAGAGGGGAAAAAGGGACGGCCAAATCAACAGCTGTCCGGGCGCTGGCGGCCTTGCTGCCGGAGATAGAAGTTGTCGCCGACTGCATTTTTGGCTGCAATCCGGACGATGCGGCCAGTATGTGCGGCAGTTGCCGGGAACGCCTGGCAGCAGGGGAAACACTGCCCAGGACCAAACGACGGATGCGGGTGGTAGATCTGCCGGTATCCGCTACCGAAGACCGGGTTGTCGGAACGCTGGATATCGAACAGGCCATCAAAAAAGGAGAAAAGCGTTTTGAACCGGGAGTACTGGCTCAGGCCAACCGGGGGATCCTTTATGTCGATGAAGTCAATCTGTTGGATGATCACATTGTGGACGTGCTTTTGGACTCGGCGGCTATGGGAGTCAATACCGTGGAGAGAGAGGGTGTGTCCTTCAGCCACCCCGCCAACTTTATTCTGGTGGGAACCATGAATCCGGAGGAAGGCGAGCTCAGGCCCCAGCTTCTGGACCGCTTCGGACTCTGTGTGACGATAAGCGGGATTCTTGATCCGGCGTTGCGGGTGGAGGTCGTTAAACGGCGGGCTTTTTTCGAAGAGGCACCGGAAGATTTTGTGGTTCAATGGGAAGGGGAAGAAGAAAAGCTGCGTCGGCAAATCAGCCAGGCCATGGGGCTTCTACCCAAGGTCAGCATCTCTGAGGAAATGCTTTATATGATTGCCCAGATTGCGATTGAAATGGGTGTGGACGGGCACCGGGCTGATTTGGTCATGATGAAAGCCGCCAAAACGATGGCCGCTTTAAATAATCGGGAGAAAGTCAGTAAAGAGGACGTTCAGCAGTCGGTTGATTTGGCCTTGCTTCACCGGATGCGCCGCAAGCCGTTTCAGGAGTTGGGGATTGACAGGCAGAAGATCCAGGGTGTGATGAGCAAAAACTAA
- a CDS encoding outer membrane protein assembly factor BamB family protein: protein MFPIKKAKSTLIISLITALVLAVSGCSQSGAASGSAQTSLKPQLELVSEIAMGDVAEDKIPDVTAASWTFAVQPNSPIVSPDGKNVLVVGEDKMTFNDTTTGKELWSKATYGGIASYLVDNNRIYMAEKYASKKEKEHGYIICLDSGTGNELWKYDVQSDLGPLVAANMPAGTAPSTSCSIKLVLDEGNIYATGGTSWKIKEDNNKAEVLLCINENGKQVWKKEFSGLPGLISMSSLRFIDGKLVMGNYSYGDSISGPACVSAFDTKTGELAWKYEIPNDPELASSGATNVAVEVVGDKVVAVAHFGKAVVLDANGKKINEFIAYKPEQNQNYTLYTSVYASGLAAGKDEIIICPGSTTVKGASDVKVDVQHSDSNSVMVYSLNGELKWKFRLGGQVSASLVKDKYLLLSTLHNANTLDYSYCGVYVFDLTQKTDDTNMDTSDQNVLDKYVGFYKTDGAVLYNCLSASDDGKVICATTYPTRAGAAKTGKNSLYILKIN, encoded by the coding sequence ATGTTCCCGATAAAAAAAGCAAAATCAACACTGATTATTTCCCTGATAACAGCTTTAGTGCTGGCGGTCAGCGGCTGCAGCCAATCCGGCGCAGCATCCGGCAGCGCGCAGACCAGCCTGAAGCCGCAGCTGGAACTGGTAAGCGAGATTGCCATGGGCGACGTAGCCGAAGATAAAATTCCCGACGTGACCGCCGCCAGCTGGACCTTTGCGGTGCAGCCCAACAGCCCGATTGTCAGCCCGGACGGTAAAAACGTCCTGGTCGTCGGTGAGGACAAAATGACGTTTAACGACACGACCACCGGAAAGGAGCTGTGGAGCAAAGCGACTTACGGCGGGATAGCATCGTACCTTGTGGACAATAACCGGATTTATATGGCAGAAAAATATGCCAGCAAAAAGGAAAAAGAACACGGCTATATCATTTGTCTGGATAGCGGCACCGGTAATGAACTCTGGAAATATGACGTCCAGAGCGACCTGGGTCCCCTTGTGGCCGCCAATATGCCTGCGGGTACCGCGCCCAGCACAAGCTGTTCGATTAAACTTGTGTTGGATGAAGGCAATATTTATGCAACCGGCGGGACAAGCTGGAAAATAAAAGAAGATAATAACAAGGCTGAAGTATTGCTGTGCATTAATGAAAACGGAAAACAGGTCTGGAAGAAAGAATTCAGCGGCTTACCGGGATTGATCAGCATGAGCAGCCTGCGTTTCATTGACGGCAAACTGGTCATGGGCAATTACAGCTACGGCGACAGTATCAGCGGTCCGGCCTGTGTGAGTGCTTTCGATACCAAAACCGGGGAACTGGCCTGGAAATATGAGATTCCGAATGATCCGGAGCTGGCTAGTTCGGGGGCGACCAATGTGGCTGTTGAGGTGGTCGGAGATAAGGTCGTCGCGGTGGCGCACTTTGGCAAAGCGGTGGTGCTGGATGCCAACGGCAAGAAAATCAATGAGTTTATCGCCTATAAACCGGAGCAGAACCAGAATTATACTTTGTACACAAGTGTTTATGCCAGTGGTTTGGCTGCCGGCAAGGATGAAATCATTATTTGCCCCGGTTCGACTACCGTGAAAGGGGCCAGTGATGTCAAGGTCGACGTTCAGCATTCGGATTCTAACTCCGTCATGGTCTACAGTCTGAACGGGGAACTAAAGTGGAAATTCCGTTTGGGCGGCCAGGTTTCCGCCAGTCTGGTCAAAGACAAGTATTTGCTTCTTTCAACCCTGCACAATGCCAATACACTGGATTACAGCTATTGCGGCGTCTATGTTTTTGACCTTACTCAAAAGACAGATGACACCAATATGGATACCTCGGACCAGAACGTTCTCGATAAATACGTTGGTTTTTATAAGACAGACGGGGCAGTGCTTTATAACTGCCTGAGCGCGTCGGATGACGGAAAAGTTATTTGCGCCACCACCTATCCGACACGAGCCGGTGCGGCAAAAACCGGCAAAAACTCCTTGTATATCCTGAAAATTAATTAA
- a CDS encoding energy-coupling factor transporter transmembrane component T family protein, translating into MRTRFLEAELKDTIFHRLDVRTKMLMLLCVAVLGMALEQWKALAVVYLAVLALAVVARLSADKWKALLILSFLTLWGMMWVQAIFYNAYPRTPLLYLLPPMVISPSTPLLGGLWEGIAFYYEGFTYGMAQSLRMIAPMTLGLVIFWTEDPVRILTGLNKLKLPYAVCFMVMTCLRFIPITFAEAKVTLDSQRLRKYKPFEAKGVILGYGIYKTTVRVLVPLLANCVRKAANMAKSADSRAFRASDQRTELHEVKIKAGDKMAVLLFVGVLIVILACKLLLYLSEADRFTSDLFVPIYWFTHRFL; encoded by the coding sequence ATGCGGACGAGATTTCTGGAAGCGGAATTAAAGGATACCATATTTCACCGGCTGGATGTCCGGACCAAGATGCTGATGCTCTTATGTGTCGCCGTTCTCGGCATGGCGCTGGAGCAGTGGAAGGCTTTAGCCGTTGTTTATCTGGCAGTATTGGCGCTGGCAGTGGTGGCCCGGCTGTCTGCTGACAAGTGGAAAGCACTGTTGATTCTTTCTTTTCTCACCTTGTGGGGGATGATGTGGGTTCAGGCGATTTTTTATAACGCCTATCCCCGGACACCGCTGTTATATCTGCTGCCGCCGATGGTCATCAGTCCGTCGACGCCTCTGCTCGGCGGCTTATGGGAGGGAATCGCCTTTTATTATGAAGGATTTACCTACGGCATGGCTCAGTCATTGCGCATGATTGCGCCCATGACCCTCGGTCTGGTGATTTTCTGGACAGAGGATCCGGTGAGAATACTGACCGGACTGAACAAACTGAAACTACCCTATGCGGTATGTTTTATGGTGATGACTTGTTTGCGCTTTATCCCGATTACTTTTGCGGAAGCCAAAGTCACTTTGGATTCGCAGCGCCTGCGCAAATACAAGCCGTTTGAAGCCAAAGGGGTTATCTTGGGCTATGGAATATACAAAACGACGGTTCGGGTGCTGGTACCGCTGCTGGCCAATTGTGTGCGCAAAGCGGCCAATATGGCCAAGAGCGCTGATTCGCGGGCCTTCCGGGCTTCGGATCAGCGAACGGAGTTGCACGAGGTGAAAATTAAGGCCGGAGACAAAATGGCGGTGCTGCTCTTTGTCGGCGTTCTGATTGTGATTCTGGCCTGCAAACTACTGCTGTATCTTTCGGAAGCAGACCGGTTTACCAGTGATCTTTTTGTACCGATTTATTGGTTCACCCATCGCTTTTTATAA